One Brassica napus cultivar Da-Ae chromosome A1, Da-Ae, whole genome shotgun sequence genomic region harbors:
- the LOC106380482 gene encoding uncharacterized protein LOC106380482, with the protein MDLFKNSTKHSSSLHIRGGSSTSHPSPHVSKGKQIVQGHGEVFTHFISLPLAIYPELTQKVEAFRNYILGDNNDKKPLKFQRTLDEMGIEKSMFISPNSLHLTVVMLKLENKEAVDAAQDILKSVSASVRHALDNRPVFIRLKGLDCMNGSLDKTRVLYAPVEEVGGDGRLLRACNIIIDAFVNVGFAGKDAKSRLKLHVTMMNATYRKDKSKGMTFDGREIHKEFGRTDWGEYLIREAQISKRFWYDANGYFHCCGSLPFPHK; encoded by the exons ATGG ATTTGTTCAAGAACTCGACAAAGCATAGCTCATCACTACATATTCGCGGGGGATCTTCCACTTCCCATCCCAGTCCACATGTCTCCAAAGGCAAGCAG ATTGTACAAGGTCATGGAGAAGTGTTTACACACTTTATATCACTTCCATTAGCTATATACCCTGAGCTGACACAAAAGGTTGAGGCTTTTCGGAATTATATTTTGGGTGACAATAACGATAAGAAACCTTTGAAGTTTCAGCGCACTTTAGATG AAATGGGAATCGAAAAGTCGATGTTTATTTCGCCAAACAGTTTACACTTGACCGTGGTTATGTTAAAGTTAGAGAATAAGGAAGCTGTGGACGCAGCTCAGGATATCCTCAAG AGTGTTTCTGCAAGTGTGAGGCATGCTTTGGATAACCGTCCTGTCTTCATACGACTTAAAGGATTG gATTGTATGAATGGATCTTTAGACAAAACCCGAGTGCTCTATGCACCTGTTGAAGAAGTTGGGGGTGATGGCCGGCTGCTAAGGGCTTGTA ATATAATCATAGATGCATTTGTGAATGTTGGATTTGCTGGGAAAGATGCAAAGTCACGCTTAAAG CTACATGTCACGATGATGAATGCAACCTACAGAAAGGATAAAAGCAAAGGGATGACTTTCGATGGACGAGAGATACATAAAGAGTTTGGAAGAACGGATTGGGGTGAATATCTAATCAGAGAGGCTCAGATCTCAAAACGGTTTTGGTATGACGCGAACGGCTACTTCCATTGCTGTGGTTCACTACCTTTTCCACATAAGTGA